Genomic window (Poecile atricapillus isolate bPoeAtr1 chromosome 10, bPoeAtr1.hap1, whole genome shotgun sequence):
attagatTTCAAAAGGACTACTaatgctgctttgctgctgaaGGTGCTTAGATATTGTAGTAATGAGGAGAATATAGTACAGTTTAATTCCATTCTGTTAGGCAAAATAGCTTTCCCTGCAGGTTACCCCATCAAATTCTATTTCTTGTGAAATATGTAGTGGTGTTTGATTAGTACAGAAGAACATAAAAAGGAACATTGTGTCAGAAATTCTAAGGTTCAGCTTGCAGATTTGTTCTTGGGGAATGTCAGTTGGCAGAACATTCTGTTGGCACAAATCCATTGTTATTCTTAAATGTACAAACTGCAAAAGTCTGCATCCAGGTCTGCTCTTTGGAAGCAAATAAGAATATATTCTTGATCTACCACACAGCAATTCCCatttaaaagcttttgaaactgaatttattttagGTAGATTATCTTTTTGGGTTCTGTTTCCAAGCCTGAGTCTCTCAACTCGGACATGTAAGTCTGCTAATTCAGGCATTCATAACTTACGGACTTTTTAAGAGGGCAAAGAAGCTGATCCCTAAATAATTATTTGTGCATGTAACCACCAGGCACTAACATTTGAAAATTTGCCTTTGAACTCTATAAATAATAACTCTTCAGATTTTCAGAGTAGATGAATATAAAAACCTTGTTTCAATTGGTCTGCATGCTCTAGCAAAACTGAGTATTTAGAAATGATAATTCAGAGAGGTATAACCCTTAAAAAGGTTTTCATGCCTGTTTTCTAGAGACAGTATAACTTACAGAACCACTGTGAAACACCAGCAGACTTGCTTTACTCTTTGCCCTCAGCACACTTGTGCTTTTATTTGAAAAGGCTCAGATACTGCAAAGCTTGACGTTGAAAGGCAGTTTTGTAAATCTAAGATGCCTGCcaaatttttgtttggttattCTGGGATATTTTATCCAAGATTTAGAGTCTCAGAGATACTAGAGATAATGCAGAAAGAGATGGTGAATTAAGAGGCTGACTTTTGGATAAGAAGCTCACATAGGTTTTGTCCTGCAGTTTTCCCACTGTAAAttgattttacattttttttctttttttaaacttcaaagATTAAAAACAATAACACAAGAAATAACATCTCACCTCATAGAATAGTTATATTTAGACACCTGACTGCTAAAATACTCTGTGAATGTTTTTCCTTCCAGGAATCAACTCAATTACATCACAGAAGAACTTAAAAATCCTTACAGGTAAAACTATATATGAAAGCAATGTTTTTATTGGCAACAAATCAAACActatatatttttctataaGCAAGCatatattttggtttgttttttaaaagcattaataTTCTATTATTCAAGGTTTGAGCAGTAAGACAAAATTAATTAGCCTGTATTACAGGCTTTGTACCTTTGCCtaatttgtgtttttccttttttataatcCTGATTTCCATAGCTctacaataataataaaaaaaaaaaagtaaattcacCTAAAGAGCATATCAGGAAAACTAAGAATCCACAGTTTACTACAACAAGTGCACCAGTGATACAGCAATGCTTATGGGGTCTTACTTTTCCATTCTTTAGAAATCTGCCACTGTCTATAATTATTGGAATCCCCTTGGTTACGGTTTGTTACGTTCTGATAAACATTTCCTATTTCACCGTAATGACTTCAACAGAACTCCTGCAGTCCCAGGCAGTTGCTGTGGTAAGCTACTTAATTTTGTAATAGAACATCTGAAGAAGGCTGTGTGCATTGAAGTCATGTAAGTCCTTAAGttccattaatttttcataagataaaattaattttagtctAAGCTGTTACTGCCACCTTTTCCCCCATTATCTACTATCATTTCTTAATCTAAAGTTTCAGTAATGGCTAATTTAAAGAGTAGTTCTATCGTATCCAAATGGGAATAAAAGGAAGCAAAAGTAATGGAGTCTTCAGCAAATGTTTTGTAAACATTGCAGGTCAGAGGGTGACTGCTTATCACAGGCATCAAAAagatggaaagagaaataaCATCTAACAGTTGCTTTgccattttcagtgtttccagtaTTTCTGAGAAAGAAGCATATGCCAATGACAGTAGATCAAAGTTTGTTGTTATGGAGATAACAGCAAGTAATCCATCATTCACTTCCACCCTACtctttttgggcttttttccttaataaatttgaaagatatgatttttacatttttgtaaGACATACTCTTGCAGGTAAAATTAGAAATTCTGTAAGTTTCTGAAACCATAAAAAAACACACCTGCCCCTTCAGTTTCACTCAGTAAATCTTCTGTGTCTCTGAAACAACTGTTGAGGTCCTGCAGCAATTCTCCTAATGCTAGTTTTTGGGGAAAACAAACAGTATGTGACAAGCATTTAAATATGTAGTCTAGCACAGTGAAGAAGTACAGTAATGTTGAAATGcgtgaatttattttattaaatagaagcttttaaaatttagatCTTCTGTGCATTTCAGCAGCTTGTCTGCACCAGAAGGTACAGCAAAGAATTTATGAAGTTAAATCTTGTATAAGAACTAGTCCTCTTCAATACACCCTTAAACTTACAATCTGAATAACAAACATCAACTAGCACTGAATGGATCAGACTAAATTAACAAAATCTCAGAACTGGCATTAAGCAGAGGCAGCACAACAAAAGGAGTGCACTGTGCAGAGAGATCTATGCAGCTGTAAGTGCCTTTTGAGTGTCCTGCTTCTGGACAGAGAAACATCACTGATGTCAGACTTGTGCAAACCAAAGCTCTTTATGCTTGACTTACTagaaaaaaacaataacaaCTAAAAACCTAAACCTACCTgtcaaaaacatttaaattcaaatttgGTGTTGGTCAATGTACATGAGATTTACAGCAACAACTAACATACCATGCCACAGGTGAAAACTCAAATGTAGTGAAAGACCAGAGGGAGTTTGTCCTGGACTTACACTGTCACTACTGATGTTTCTCCTTCTAGAGAGGCTGAAAACAGCTTGTATGGACAATGCTCTGCAGCAATGCCAtcctcctttcttctctctttgcaGACACATCCCAAACCAGGTGTCTTTAAAGAAGTTAATTTCTGTGTAGTTTTTACATCTGTCTTCCAATGTTTCCTACAGATTTTGCATCTTAAACATCATCACAATAATACTCCACTCCATTTTATAGTAGTCAATGAATTAATCCAGGTTTTTATTTGGCAAAGCGTTCTTTAAAAGCTACACAAAATATGCAACATGGTTTTGTTGGTAACATAGCTCAGATACCCATTTACTTTACCTACAAATAGGCTCTAGCATTATTGAATATACTAAATGGTAGTTAAAGTGATAAAAATGATTAATTTTAATCCCATATCCCAGACATTTGGAAATAGAGTCCTTTATCCAGCCACCTGGGTAGTTCCTCTCTTTGTGGTATTTTCGACACTCGGATCTGCCAATGGCACCTGTTTTACTGCAGGCAGGTAAGTCCCCATTCTAAATATCTTCAAATGGAAGGTTTTGAAGGATGGAAAAATTTATACACATTCTTCTGATCCACTTTATAcaaaatgtgatttaaaattGCCTGTAAATCTAGTTatattgtttaattttcaaaaacaaacagTGGCTGTTCAGGTTtgaaaaaattagaaagcatGGTCTCTTCTTAATTCAATGAAGGCATACCTCTATAGCACAGAAGTTTTTTCATCTCTCATCAGTTTTAAAGCTGAGAATTAAACAGTTAAAAGTTATCACTAAAAACATGACTACACCAGCAAAGGTAACTGAGAAGCTATTCCTTTCTTTCAATTGTTCAGTGCTTTCCtttactatttaaaatattttaaaatttcaaaagcatCTGAATACAATGTGGCTGTAAAGATAATTTTTTGACAAAAGGTTGTCAATACAGCTTTTTGCtatgaaatacatgaaaaaggaaatatttaattaaaattgaatttgaatttaattaaaaatgtaaaaggtAAAAGTAGGTAACATttcccaaaataattttcaattagACGTGCAAAATAATGATTCTGAAATGAGTTTCAAGTGTACTATTTTAATACTGGCTCAGAATTTGTTTTGGCTCATGCTTTAATACTGGTTATTTAATTTCCCTGTTTTTAAATGGCTACAATACCCTTTAAATCCCAATGCATATCAAAGAAAATACTGATGAAATTAATTGTATATCTATTTGCAGTCACCATTTAAAGTCTAGGTGCCACACTAACTACATtgccttgtttttgttttgtcagaCTTGTTTATGTTGCAGGTCGTGAAGGGCACATGCTAAAGGTACTATCTTACATTAGTGTGAAGCGTTTAACACCAGCACCTGCTATCATATTTTATGTAAGTATATATTCTAAGAAAAATTATCACCAAAAATTCTCCAGTAATACATATTTTCACAGCTTCTTACAAGTAGTTTTGACACATATCTTTAACTATCTAGACAAGAAAATTGCTAAAtacattttggaaaaaagaCTACATAAACCCCCCAACTTTTCTAATTTGAACATAGTCATTCCAGaactggattttaaaaatcaaaatggtTAAGAATCAATGGCatggaaacaaaaatttaaatgagTGGTTTGTATTAGAGAATCCTTTCACAGGATGCTTGCAAGCAAGCTATCACTACCCTGTTTCCTCCATGTAGGAATATTTCCTCCATTTCCTCACTAAAAAGATTTCagttaataaatacatttaagaaCAAATCTAGAAcatattgttatttttattttacctaTTTATCTTCAAGGCAAAACAAGATATATTCAATCCTACCAGGAAGATTAATCCACACACACTAGAGGTTTAAGTGCaagaaggagacagaggagttctataactttatttgaataaagggagaggttATGAACAATTCCCCTGGGGTCTCAGAGGATTagaggacacagcctccttTATATGTTAATTTCCTGActgcatttccctctctctttccccatgcTGAGGTACTCGAGAGGCACAGCCTTCCTACATCTCCTAAATTCAGACCTCCTTTCTAAAGCATGCCTCCccactttttgcttttttcttgtgCCTCTGTTCTTTGTCTCAAAATCCAGAGATGTAGCACTGTCTTGAGTGATTAAGAGTCTGTGTCAATTAGTGGAATTCCTATGGAATTTATGgcttctttctcctctctgtgtctgCCCTTATCAGGCCCACTGTTGGTAAAGACACCTCCTCCTCATTCCTTTCAATCCCAGTAACATTAAAAGctaaaaaagatattttgtaTCTTCAAGATATTCAGTCAGCAATAAAACAGATTAATGCATAAAAATTATAAGCATTTTGACTTAAAATGGAATTAAGCTTGCACACAGAAATAACCACATGTTGGCAGGATGCAGTCACAATCTTTAAAGGTGCTGCAATGCACTTACACCCAAATGTTTAAGGAAAAGCATTCACAGTTCATACTCTGGAACCCTACACATGCAGCTGTATtgaaacaaaagtaaaattcaGCCTTCTTCTATGATAGACTACactcatttttgttttcatttttagggggccattactattatttatattattccTGGAGACATTAATTCACTCATAAATTACTTTAGTTTTGCAGTCTGGATATTTTATGGTTTAACTATACTTGCACTAATTGTTATGAGGTTTACAAGGAAGGAACTCAAGAGACCTATCAGGGTAAGTTCTGTATGGCTTTTCCTCCATTCCATAGATTCTATAGCATGAATTCACACAAAGTATCTGGATATTTAAACAGCACCCTTGGGCATCCTTGTTTTTTACTCCCCTTACCTGccattttttattacttttttattacatttattgCTCCAGCCATTTAATAGCAGATCTGCTCTAAGACTAAGCTCATAAGGACTGGGAAAAGATTGCAGaatgttgatttttatttgcaCAGCCAAATTTTCAGAGATGGGTAATTGCAGTCAGCAGACTACCACTGAAGGAATATCCAAAATAAGACCCCAGGTCATTGCATGTAAATCAGTTCCCACATTTATTAAAATGCAATCTTGTACACTGCAATTTGAAATATTCACTAAGATATCTTAGTGAATAATTTGGCAGAAGAGTTTTCCCTGACCATATTTCTGCTACTCCTTCAATTGCCCCATCCAATtccagaaaattttaaagtaaaaaaatgcataatgcaattaaaatattctttcataCAGGCAACTTTTCTAAGAACAGCTAAAGAATGAAGAAGTGATTTTATTCTCTGTCTCTTGCAGGTACCCATCATCATTCCTGTCATAGTGACAGGGGTCTCAGTTGTACTGGTATTGGCACCAATCATCAGTGCACCTGAACTGGCCTATTTGTACTGTACTTTATTTATACTCAGTGGACTTATATTTTATGcactttttgttcattttaaattCAGCTGGGCACAAAAAATATCAGGTAAGTATGCTTCAGATAGCCAGCTCCAAAGTCAACAGAACATTTGCTAAACTTGAGATTAATTAGTATAATAAAGCTCACTATCTGGTCAATCAATCCCTTCTAAGGCATGTGGACAGGATGTGGAGGGAAGCAATTTCCCAAGCATGTAATGGGATTTACTGAAGACTATTTTACTCCTTCCTGTTGAAAAGAAGCAATGTCTGACTTGAGGAAAAATTAAACTTAATTCACAAAAAACACATCACTGTAGTAGcacaaagaaacagaattaattaattgataaatttagttttttcagttttctgcatttcagaacATTGCTTTAGTGATTAGCTAAAAATTAGCAAACATAAATTCTTACGCCACCAAATACTGGGCTTTTAGCTATGATTATTAATTTTACTATCCCTACTAAAGAAAATGTTAACAGCattaagataaaaaaataatcccaggGCTGAGTACAGCAAAAGCTGCAAGAACCTAGGACCATTTATAACTGATTGCAGAGTCCCTAGAGAAACTGATATTATCTCAGGTAAAACTGGATACACAGATATTTCTAAGAGGCTAATTGGAATTAGCTGAATACAATAGCATTAATAGTTCTACAGACATTCAAAAAATACATAATCTGTCTCTCTTGTCCCCACGActattaattaaaatgtaataattataattatttataattataattatgtAATTGGAATCATTGACTCTAATGTAAGTTTGGAAATGTGAAATGCTGTAGTTTGGATCCTAATACTGTTTATTCCCCaccctttattttttattttgaaataggaatacagatttaaaaaacTATGGAGGATAGTTTTCTCACTTAGAAAAATAGTTTGAATTGAAATATTGTTCTCTTATAAAGCCTCTAACAATAAATCTTTTCCTCAGAGCCCGTCACTATGCACCTCCAGATGCTTTTGGAAGTTGTTCCAGAAGAGGAAATTACTGAATGAAGTATTTTATATCTACCAGGTTGTTTTTAAGTGCTGTACTAGTTGAAGTAGATTCAATTTAGTTTGGCACATATATATACTTGCTAAATTGTTATGTTCGTACTGGTGTATTAGTTTTGCAACACTTTAGTACTTCAAAgcattaaatatatataataaaagaTTTCTAAGCCAGATTACAGTGTCCAGCAAAGCTGGCTTCATTGTTTGTTAATAAGTTATGGTGTCttgttttctgaattaaaatttttagCAAAGATGTGTTTTACTGTCTTTCCAAACAATTCCACGGGTGAAGGTATGGGTGTTAATGTCTTTAAATGGGTGTTAATGTCTCTGCCACCTTCAAGGCACAGGTTTGTTACAGAACCTGTCTGTACCTGTAACCTGCACACACAGTTTGACTCCTGAAACAGGCAAGGGTCCGCACAAGCCTGAGTTTCTGAACTTTGGGGGACAATGACAGCTTCAGCCAGGGATATGGGGTAGGTGGTTTGGGAAGGCTGTTCCTCCCCAGTGCCTCAGCCAGCGGGGGAAGGAAGAGGGCAACGAGTGGCTGGGAGTTtgggataaaaggaggctgcatcctccaaaacCCTGAGAGAGAAAACCCCATGGACTGTGCCCCGATGGactctctccctttattcagATGAAGTTGGAGGACTGTGCCCCGATGGACTCCTCTGTCTGCCTTATGGATGCTGGCTTTTCATAGTGTAATTTTCCATACAAAATTGCTCAAAATTCAGTTATGAAGATGGCAAAACTTAGCAGCAACAGTGATGCTGCTGATGACTCTATGGAAAGAACAACACAGCTCTTACAGCATCACAGAAAGGACAAAAATCATGTTAATGCCAGACTAGCTCTATCTTCAGGTTCTTAGACCAAATGTTAGCTATCAAAACATCAGTCTTTGAAGCTGGATATTGCATCCTATAGCTTCAGTCTCACAGAGAGATGTTCAGGGTCTGCTGCCTTAAAAAATGgtcctgagaaaaaaaaaggcagtgctGGGCATCACTTCTCCTGTGCAGCTTTAGGCTGTACAATGCACATTGGTGTCACggttttttatttcagctgcatATACCTTTACATTTTTGCTCTCTCACTGAGCCCAGATCCATGATCTTAATCTGGAAACAAAAGAGGAGTAAACCTCTGCTGAGTTTGACATTCCCTTCCAAGGCCATCAACAACACCATGCAAACCGGGGCTATGAGCTTCTTTCACATGATGTACTATCACATTCCTTAAATCAGGTTGAGCTGCTTAACCTAAACTAACTGTGCCAAATATAAACATTAGTCAAAAAAGATTCCTGCTCAGCAAACTCTCCACATTTAACTCACATCATGTGTAAAGTAACACACCCCATGGAGTGATGCACTTCACCATCTGCTGCCTGTATCACATTATTGCATTCTTGCCAAGCTTCAAATTCTATGTCCAGCAATTGCTCCCAGCCCAAAGGTTCTAGAACAAAAAGTAAGTGCTAGCCTTCACTTTCCCTTTACAGCTCATAAAGTGCAGCACACACAgatctgctctgctctctggacCCTCGTGCACTTTCAGTCTCACAGAGTTTAGTAACAAAACTAAGAATATTCAGCAGCTGATCCCGCAGAAGTTCTAGGAGAAAAAGGCGGGGCTAGAATTCACTTTTGTTTTGCAGCCTTAGACGGCACAGCCAACAATGAGCCGAATCGCCTTCCTTCCCCGCTAGGTGCAGGGTCTGTCCCGGAGCCAGGGTCCCCCCGGAGCGCTCCCGTCACTGCGGCCGCACCAGCGGGGACAGAAAAGCGCTCGGTTCCTCCCTGGGCACTGTCAGTGCTCATCACAGCAACCACACGAGAGCGCTGCCGGCTCTCAAAAGAGAGAAACGCACCCAGCCCAGCTCGAAACTACCCCGAGTGCACgctgaggctggaaaagtgCCTGGATCTCACATCCACAGTGCAGAAAGATTTCAATGaccttccccttccaagtgcATACTCGTCattgcaccacactcaaaggaCACCACGAACTCCTTCCCTCTAACAAAGCTTTTCACTCTGGCAGAGTCCTGAAAACAAACCTGAAAACATCTGGCAAAAACAGAGCTGACAAAAGTGCCAGCTGAGAAAGCTCTCGCTGCTGCAATTTCAACCCATGAAACCCCCAGCACTCACCCTGCTATGGGCACTTTCCTTCTCAGCTCCAGCTACATCCTGAGCTTTCAGTCACAGTCAGGATTCAAATGGAACAGCACCAGGGACTGCTCACACACTGAATGTACAAAGCTCAGGAGCTTGGTCTCTGCATTCCCACTGACAGTTCCACAGCTCTAACCAGAAAGCTGCCTATTGGCAAAAGCCTTTAAATTCACAAAGTGAATTCGCTAATGTGTGGATCcaaacttgttttctttgccaaagagaggAACTAGAAGCCCATCTCAaaagaaatggcatcccctcctccaaaatcctaAACATCCAGGGACTGATCCCATACAAGGGTGTCAGAACACTGGTGCTGGGCATTATCTGCAGCACTAGATCAGAGAGGTATTAAATATATAGTCCAGATTCTTTGGAGAAACACTTATTTGCCATCAGTTTGCCGTCCTGGCATCACTGAGTATTAGGAGTTTTATTAAAGTGCTTAACTTCAAGCAAACATTCATACACACCTGTGAGAAATATGAatgttcaaaatatttcagcttgGACCTTTCATGGACTTATAGAACTtggacagagggaaagaaatgtTATTCACAGCATTTCGTGTAACAGAAATTCTACTCTATCAATGACCAgctggaaaaattaaatgtttttagcAAGGTCAGAAAGGTTTGAATGCAAATTtatgctttatattttattatccTATTATATTTCTGTGAACAAGAGGATGGAAAAGCAACCAACTTCTGTCCCAGCTTTGCTTTGATCCAAATTAAATTTCCAAAGAAGCATCAGATGCAAAGAGCACGGGTTCTTAAAGGCCTGAGCTTCCAGGAATTCATTCTGCTATTGCCATCTTGTGGATGACCTGCAGCATGATGCTGCTTATTTGGTATCTCTTGCTTTGGTGAGGAATGTTTCCTGATATTCCACATTGCCATGGTAATCCAGTACCTGAAAGTTACAAAGTTCTTTATGtcaaaataattgaatttattaatGTCAATTAACccattaaagaaaattaaacttttctCGATGAATTGTGAGTTACTTTGTTCAAGTCAGATATTGAACAGTGGTATATTGAACAATGTGAACTGAACTTTAAAAATTACCAGCTGTGCCATGAAAGTGGTTTTAATTACCTTTGTATAGTTCCCTTTTTGTTAGAGGATTGCATTGTGCTGAAGAAGAATGAGCCATTGTTTAAAGCACAAGGCTTATGTGAATCATGAGATATTCAAAGCCACAAAGCCTTGAagataaaagttttaaatatgAATGTATGACAGATTGTGCAAAACTCAGAGATCCTGGTGCTCAATCAGAGGAGCTATATTACACATAAAAAAGCTTTCCAGCAATATTGTAgacttgttatttttttctcaattttataTGTGAGAACTCTCCCCAAAACAGGAGTTCCAAAGGTAAGGGAATATTGACATAATGATGGAATTCCCAAGTTTAAAAAGATTTGTGTGCCTAAAGTGTCAAaggctttgctttcagatttACCTTAAGTCTAGAACTAAACAGAAGAGTTTAACTAATGGCAAAACAGGCCTCAGAGCAGAGCTTTTCACCCCCCTACTGGGACAAGAACTGCAATGGAAATATCACAGTTACATTTTAATATCTTTAGAAAGTCTTTTCTAGCTACAAGCAGCCTCCAATGCTCCTTGCCTACCTTATTCCAACTGCTGGGCAAGCAGTTTCTGACCCAGAAGCCCAAATGCCTGGTGATGATGAGTCCAATCTTCTTGGCCACTTTGTTATGTTTTCCCACGGGCTGTGAGTGGATCCCTGTGCAATCCCCTGTGGATTTCATGCATTCTGAGGGTTTGTTT
Coding sequences:
- the SLC7A9 gene encoding B(0,+)-type amino acid transporter 1: MGKESLKKRKGEHKGGEDGQSIQSHVPQTMNLQKQVGLISGICMIVGTIIGSGIFVSPKSVLANVEAVGPCLTIWAACGVLATLGALCFAELGTMITKSGGEYPYLMEAFGPIPAFLFSWTSLLVTKPSSFAIISLSFAEYASAPFYPGCDPPQVVIKCLAAAAIVVITIVNSLSVKLGSYLQNFLTAAKMIIVTIIIVSGIVLLAQGKTENFKDSFKDSKISASSISLAFYNGLWAYDGWNQLNYITEELKNPYRNLPLSIIIGIPLVTVCYVLINISYFTVMTSTELLQSQAVAVTFGNRVLYPATWVVPLFVVFSTLGSANGTCFTAGRLVYVAGREGHMLKVLSYISVKRLTPAPAIIFYGAITIIYIIPGDINSLINYFSFAVWIFYGLTILALIVMRFTRKELKRPIRVPIIIPVIVTGVSVVLVLAPIISAPELAYLYCTLFILSGLIFYALFVHFKFSWAQKISEPVTMHLQMLLEVVPEEEITE